In Gossypium hirsutum isolate 1008001.06 chromosome D06, Gossypium_hirsutum_v2.1, whole genome shotgun sequence, one genomic interval encodes:
- the LOC107960191 gene encoding cysteine-rich receptor-like protein kinase 25 — MSLFFVLLLLLSLFSFTIEAQQQTYLLHYCPNTTIFSPNSTYKTNLDRLLISLTSNATAGSFFHNTTTGKHNSDIVYGLFLCRGDVSTKGCQDCVSTATKDVIQRCPVEKTAVIWYDNCLIHYSNQSIFSTPAMVPKFYLINTANVSNQERFNQILATTMNDGAALALNDTLPLKKFATSEANVSRFQTLYSLLQCTPDLTTSDCNTCLRGAIADLPNCCDGKQGGRVLTPSCSIRYELYPFYNQTAVSVSAPPPPLTPPPAITPGKSKNTLPIIIAIIAPIAVSVLLLFLCCCLLKRRARKKYKAVEEENAKDDISAIETLQYDFSTIEVATNNFSYSNKLGEGGFGEVYKGTLPSGQEIAVKRLSRSSGQGIEEFKNEAVLVAKLQHRNLVRLLGFCLEREEKILIYEFVPNRSLDCFLFDPEKQAQLDWSTRYKIIVGVARGMLYLHEDSRLKIIHRDLKVSNILLDSDMNPKISDFGMARIFGVDQTQGTTKRVVGTYGYMSPEYAMHGQFSVKSDVFSLGVLVLEIVNGKRNSNFYRTDAADDLISYAWKQWKNGTPLELLDTVLKDNYSRNEVIRCIQIGLLCVQEDPAERPTMATIAMMLNSYSVTLPVPNEPAFFRNSRTEGKMPNVGLESDQSTSRSTPWSINEVSITELDPR, encoded by the exons ATGTCTCTGTTCTTCGTCTTGTTGTTGTTACTGTCCTTGTTTAGTTTCACCATTGAAgctcaacaacaaacttatctcCTTCATTACTGTCCAAACACCACCATTTTCTCACCAAACAGCACTTACAAAACCAATCTCGACCGCTTGCTCATTTCCCTTACTTCCAACGCCACCGCCGGTAGTTTTTTCCACAACACAACCACCGGAAAACACAACTCCGACATCGTCTACGGTTTATTTCTTTGCAGAGGCGATGTTTCAACCAAAGGGTGTCAAGATTGTGTTTCAACAGCTACTAAAGACGTCATTCAACGTTGCCCCGTCGAGAAAACCGCCGTCATTTGGTACGATAATTGCCTTATTCATTACTCCAATCAATCAATCTTTTCAACTCCGGCGATGGTACCGAAGTTTTATTTGATAAACACGGCGAATGTATCGAACCAAGAACGGTTCAACCAGATATTGGCCACCACGATGAACGACGGAGCCGCCTTGGCTTTGAATGATACGTTGCCGTTGAAGAAGTTTGCGACCAGTGAAGCTAATGTTTCAAGGTTTCAAACATTGTATAGTCTTTTACAGTGTACACCCGACCTGACAACCTCGGATTGTAATACGTGTTTGAGAGGAGCTATTGCTGATTTGCCTAATTGTTGCGATGGGAAACAAGGGGGAAGAGTGTTGACACCGAGTTGTAGCATTAGATATGAACTTTACCCTTTTTATAACCAAACAGCTGTTTCAGTTTCAGCTCCACCACCTCCATTAACTCCTCCTCCTGCAATAACTCCAG GAAAAAGCAAGAACACATTGCCAATAATTATTGCAATTATTGCTCCAATTGCTGTCTCTGTTCTTCTCTTGTTCTTGTGTTGTTGTTTACTAAAAAGGAGAGCAAGGAAGAAGTACAAAGCTGTAGAAGAAGAAAATG CAAAAGATGATATATCCGCAATTGAGACCTTGCAATATGATTTTAGCACTATAGAAGTTGCCACAAACAACTTCTCATATAGCAACAAGCTAGGTGAAGGTGGTTTCGGCGAAGTATACAAG GGCACCCTTCCTAGTGGACAAGAAATAGCTGTTAAAAGGCTATCAAGAAGTTCAGGGCAAGGTATTGAAGAATTTAAAAATGAAGCTGTATTAGTTGCCAAGCTTCAACATAGAAATCTAGTGCGACTATTGGGATTTTGCTTGGAAAGAGAAGAAAAGATACTAATTTATGAATTTGTCCCTAACAGGAGCTTGGATTGCTTTCTTTTTG atCCTGAGAAACAAGCACAATTGGATTGGTCTACACGATACAAGATCATAGTAGGAGTTGCTCGAGGAATGCTTTATCTACACGAAGATTCTCGACTTAAAATCATACACCGTGATCTTAAAGTGAGCAATATATTACTAGACAGTGACATGAACCCGAAAATTTCAGATTTCGGGATGGCGAGGATTTTTGGTGTGGATCAAACTCAAGGAACTACAAAAAGAGTAGTTGGTACCTA TGGCTACATGTCACCAGAATACGCAATGCATGGACAATTTTCCGTGAAATCGGATGTTTTTAGTTTAGGTGTTTTGGTTTTGGAGATTGTAAATGGCAAAAGGAACAGTAATTTCTACCGAACGGATGCCGCCGATGACCTAATTAGCTAC GCTTGGAAACAATGGAAGAATGGGACACCATTGGAATTGTTGGACACTGTCTTGAAAGATAATTACTCGAGAAACGAAGTCATTCGATGCATTCAAATCGGGTTACTATGTGTTCAAGAAGATCCAGCTGAAAGGCCAACAATGGCTACCATTGCTATGATGCTCAACAGTTACTCTGTAACACTTCCAGTACCTAACGAACCTGCATTTTTTCGTAACTCGAGAACCGAGGGAAAGATGCCAAACGTGGGGCTTGAATCCGATCAATCGACCAGTCGATCAACGCCATGGTCGATCAATGAAGTATCGATTACTGAGTTAGATCCTCGATGA
- the LOC107960188 gene encoding NDR1/HIN1-like protein 26 isoform X2, whose translation MQKDIKFLVDHVIGHYKSNTFRFITQKSSPKTFSKRKMARSDRLPIRYTLQDYPNQPTPQPQPQAQPQPIKRHHTARYYAHRVRESFTNRVIKILYRNSNPHIGIYYDSMVGSVFYKDQQIGSAPLMDPFYQEPKTTTIVYSTFGAATLTVNSNRWKEFMDARQQGTVIFRLEITSVIRFKVTTWDTKHHKLHVNCDVAVGPDGTILPTWKNKKCPVYFS comes from the exons ATGCAAAAAGACATCAAATTCCTTGTAGATCACGTAATAGGCCACTACAAAAGCAACACTTTCCGTTTCATCACCCAAAAATCGTCTCCGAAAACCTTCTCGAAAAGAAAAATGGCCCGTTCCGACAGGTTGCCGATCCGGTACACCCTACAAGACTACCCGAACCAACCAACCCCGCAACCACAACCGCAAGCGCAACCTCAACCCATCAAACGCCACCACACTGCCCGTTATTACGCACACCGTGTTCGCGAAAGCTTTACCAATCGAGTCATCAAGATTTTAT ACAGGAACTCTAATCCACACATTGGAATCTACTACGATTCCATGGTCGGGTCAGTTTTTTATAAGGATCAACAAATCGGGTCGGCTCCGTTAATGGACCCTTTTTACCAAGAACCGAAGACGACTACGATCGTGTACAGTACGTTTGGTGCGGCGACGTTGACGGTGAATAGTAACCGTTGGAAGGAGTTTATGGATGCTAGGCAACAAGGGACGGTGATTTTCCGATTGGAGATAACGTCGGTGATTAGATTTAAGGTTACTACGTGGGATACTAAACATCATAAGCTGCATGTTAATTGCGATGTTGCTGTTGGACCCGATGGAACGATCTTGCCGACTTGGAAAAACAAGAAATGTCCTGTCTATTTCAGTTGA
- the LOC107960188 gene encoding NDR1/HIN1-like protein 26 isoform X1, translating to MQKDIKFLVDHVIGHYKSNTFRFITQKSSPKTFSKRKMARSDRLPIRYTLQDYPNQPTPQPQPQAQPQPIKRHHTARYYAHRVRESFTNRVIKILCTIFLSLLLFVGIVLFILWLSLRPHRPRFHIVDFIVPGLSQPSGFENAQITFNLTDRNSNPHIGIYYDSMVGSVFYKDQQIGSAPLMDPFYQEPKTTTIVYSTFGAATLTVNSNRWKEFMDARQQGTVIFRLEITSVIRFKVTTWDTKHHKLHVNCDVAVGPDGTILPTWKNKKCPVYFS from the coding sequence ATGCAAAAAGACATCAAATTCCTTGTAGATCACGTAATAGGCCACTACAAAAGCAACACTTTCCGTTTCATCACCCAAAAATCGTCTCCGAAAACCTTCTCGAAAAGAAAAATGGCCCGTTCCGACAGGTTGCCGATCCGGTACACCCTACAAGACTACCCGAACCAACCAACCCCGCAACCACAACCGCAAGCGCAACCTCAACCCATCAAACGCCACCACACTGCCCGTTATTACGCACACCGTGTTCGCGAAAGCTTTACCAATCGAGTCATCAAGATTTTATGTACCATATTCTTGTCTCTTCTTTTATTTGTTGGCATTGTGTTGTTCATTTTATGGCTTAGTTTACGTCCTCATCGTCCTAGGTTTCATATTGTTGATTTCATTGTTCCTGGTCTGTCTCAACCTTCGGGGTTTGAGAACGCTCAAATAACGTTTAACTTGACAGACAGGAACTCTAATCCACACATTGGAATCTACTACGATTCCATGGTCGGGTCAGTTTTTTATAAGGATCAACAAATCGGGTCGGCTCCGTTAATGGACCCTTTTTACCAAGAACCGAAGACGACTACGATCGTGTACAGTACGTTTGGTGCGGCGACGTTGACGGTGAATAGTAACCGTTGGAAGGAGTTTATGGATGCTAGGCAACAAGGGACGGTGATTTTCCGATTGGAGATAACGTCGGTGATTAGATTTAAGGTTACTACGTGGGATACTAAACATCATAAGCTGCATGTTAATTGCGATGTTGCTGTTGGACCCGATGGAACGATCTTGCCGACTTGGAAAAACAAGAAATGTCCTGTCTATTTCAGTTGA